In Salmo salar chromosome ssa15, Ssal_v3.1, whole genome shotgun sequence, one genomic interval encodes:
- the LOC106571351 gene encoding syntaxin-7, translated as MAYQYGKVQDPNVLTQTIISNIQKIAQQTSEIQSIVDKLGTPQDTTELRQQLQQKRQNVNHLAKETDRSVKQFGSLPVTTEQRQRKIQKDRFINDFSNALANFQKTQRQAAQKEKACVARVRAESRVSGGYPDDSFGGNGNVFESGGQAQVQSQSQEVAITEEDLQLIQERETSIRQLESDITDINEIFKDLGMMVHEQGDVIDSIEANVETADLHVQNATQQLAQAADYQRKSRKKICILIVVLAVLAVVVGLIIWASVKG; from the exons ATGGCCTACCAGTACGGAAAAGTGCAGGACCCAAATGTGCTTACTCAGACGATAATCTCCAACATCCAAAAGATAGCGCAACAAA CTTCTGAAATACAGAGTATTGTGGATAAGTTGGGAACACCACAAGACACAACTGAGCTCAGACAGCAACT GCAGCAGAAACGGCAGAATGTCAACCACCTTGCCAAAGAAACCGACCGAAGTGTGAAGCAATTTGGCTCTTTGCCTGTCACAACTGAACAG CGCCAGCGAAAGATCCAGAAAGACCGATTTATCAATGACTTCTCCAATGCACTGGCCAATTTCCAAAAGACACAGAGGCAGGCTGCTCAGAAAGAGAAGGCGTGTGTTGCCAGAGTCCGTGCCGAGTCCAGAGTGTCG GGTGGCTATCCTGACGACAGCTTTGGAGGAAATGGAAACGTCTTTGAAAG TGGGGGGCAGGCCCAGGTCCAGTCACAGTCCCAGGAGGTGGCCATCACTGAAGAGGacctgcagctcatccaggagagagagacttCCATCAGACAGCTAGAG TCTGATATTACAGATATAAATGAAATATTTAAGGACTTGGGAATGATGGTCCATGAGCAAGGGGATGTGATCG ACAGTATAGAGGCCAATGTCGAAACTGCTGACCTTCATGTTCAGAATGCCACCCAGCAGTTAGCACAGGCTGCAGACTATCAG CGCAAATCTAGGAAGAAGATCTGCATTCTCATTGTCGTTCTGGCAGTTCTTGCTGTTGTCGTTGGTTTAATCATCTGGGCATCAGTCAAAGGATGA
- the LOC106571513 gene encoding trace amine-associated receptor 1: protein MDFSNTSNLNSTVKSPTLFCYESLSGSCVRIARPLSVQVPMFTSMVLAILVTVIGNLLVITSIAHFKQLQTSVNQLLVSLAVCDLLLGVFVMPCSAVRSVQGCWYLGGFLCKLHTSTDIMLSTSSIFHLSFISIDRYFAVCRPLSYRLIITNNTVLIMITSSWLVPAIFAYGMIFPEINLKGREDFYETHVKCIGGCQVFFSPVAALVASSFSFYIPGMILICIYSKIYWVARAQARSIKDLSRQFKEADSGRRERRGANILAIVVGVFLICWSPFSLCLIIDPFIQYSIPPLLGDTLVWFGYLNSAFNPIVYAFFYTWFRRALKIIISGHIFHRGSCRFRLYSE from the coding sequence ATGGACTTCTCAAATACTTCGAACCTCAACAGCACTGTGAAATCACCGACTCTTTTCTGCTACGAGTCTTTGAGTGGATCGTGTGTGAGGATTGCTCGACCCCTGAGCGTTCAGGTTCCGATGTTCACATCGATGGTGTTAGCCATACTGGTGACTGTTATTGGGAACCTTCTGGTCATCACCTCCATTGCACACTTCAAGCAGCTCCAAACCTCTGTAAACCAACTGCTCGTTTCCCTGGCTGTGTGTGACCTCCTTCTGGGAGTGTTTGTAATGCCATGCAGTGCTGTGCGCTCTGTCCAGGGCTGTTGGTACCTAGGAGGGTTTCTGTGTAAGCTCCACACCAGCACTGATATTATGCTGAGCACATCCTCCATCTTCCATCTATCCTTCATCTCCATTGACCGTTACTTTGCTGTCTGCAGGCCACTGTCGTACAGACTGATCATCACCAATAACACTGTATTGATCATGATCACCAGCAGTTGGCTGGTCCCTGCCATTTTTGCTTATGGAATGATCTTCCCTGAGATCAATCTGAAAGGCAGGGAGGATTTCTATGAAACACATGTCAAGTGCATTGGAGGCTGTCAGGTGTTCTTTAGTCCAGTGGCGGCTTTAGTAGCATCTTCCTTCAGTTTTTACATCCCAGGCATGATCTTGATTTGTATATATTCCAAGATATATTGGGTTGCCAGGGCTCAGGCCAGGTCCATTAAAGATTTATCTCGTCAGTTTAAAGAGGCAGACTCTGGACGTAGAGAGAGACGAGGGGCAAATATTCTTGCAATAGTAGTGGGAGTGTTTCTAATCTGCTGGAGTCCCTTTTCCTTGTGCCTCATCATTGACCCTTTCATACAGTACTCCATCCCCCCGCTGTTGGGGGATACTTTGGTTTGGTTTGGATATTTGAACTCTGCTTTTAACCCTATTGTCTATGCTTTCTTTTACACTTGGTTCAGGAGGGCTTTGAAAATCATCATCAGTGGTCACATCTTTCACAGAGGTTCTTGTAGATTTAGATTGTATTCTGAGTAA